In a genomic window of Neoarius graeffei isolate fNeoGra1 chromosome 13, fNeoGra1.pri, whole genome shotgun sequence:
- the si:rp71-17i16.6 gene encoding uncharacterized protein si:rp71-17i16.6: MTDLRTDQHSVQSVWRDEHYKQCLHSLFGESVAEYFLSSAYPPKNTPGWYTELTDNMRGEISAKALWDALRRRSTKILEEMETETSPQVETMLVDWNLRKRQDHLLRLSGLRFMYLNAQYNQAYSTLLLQQRLQSPLCNLDMTKGPRQYLTADNMLLTE; encoded by the exons ATGACTGACCTGAGGACAGATCAACACTCTGTCCAGTCAGTGTGGCGTGATGAGCACTACAAGCAATGCCTGCACAG CTTGTTTGGGGAATCAGTTGCTGAGTATTTCCTCAGTTCTGCCTACCCACCCAAAAACACTCCTGGCTGGTACACGGAGTTAACAGACAACATGAGAG GTGAGATAAGTGCAAAGGCTTTATGGGATGCACTAAGACGACGCTCTACAAAGATTTTGGAGGAAATGGAAACTGAAACCTCTCCG CAGGTTGAAACAATGCTAGTTGATTGGAATTTGCGAAAGAGACAGGACCATCTGCTACGACTTTCAGGTCTGAGGTTCATGTACCTCAATGCCCAGTATAACCAGGCCTACTCCACCCTTCTCCTGCAGCAGAGACTTCAGTCTCCTCTCTGTAACCTGGATATGACCAAAGGACCTCGTCAATATCTAACAGCAGACAACATGCTACTGACAGAATAA